GAAACTTGGACCTGATGGAATTGTGACGGAGTCAAACAAGCTTGCGCGCGATCTTCTCGGGCGGGATGACCTTGTGGGCGAGAGCCTTGGCGCCATTCTGGAAGGCCTTGGCCGCTCGATCAAGGACTGGTTGCAAGATACGGTTCTGGGCCGTGTCAGCCGACAGTCCGAGTTCTTGAAGGTGCGGCGCGGAGATGTGGAGACTTTTGTTCAGGTGACGCTGAAGCCAGCTCGTGAGGGCGATGAGAATGTGTTGGTTGCTGTTTTGAACGACGCGACCGAGCTCAAGACGCTTGAAGCGCAGTTTGTACAAAGCCAAAAAATGCAAGCGATTGGCCAGCTTGCAGGCGGGGTTGCGCATGACTTTAACAATCTGTTGACGGCGATTACGGGGCATTGCGACTTGTTGATGCATCGGCGCGATGAGGCGGATCCCGATTTCTCCGATCTGGAGCAAATCGCCCAGAATGCCAATCGCGCAGCCGCGCTTGTAAGTCAGCTCTTGGCCTTTTCACGAAAGCAAACGCTGCGCCCACAGACCATCGATATTCAGGATACGCTGTCAGAGCTGACGCATCTGCTGAACAGGCTTGTGGGCGAGAGGGTGCAGCTTGAATTTGAGCATGCCACGGGCAACCACATGATCCGTGCAGACAAGCGCCAGCTTGAACAGGTTGTGATGAATCTTGTGGTGAATGCACGCGATGCAATGCCGAAGGGGGGCATTGTCAAAATCCGTACAGAGGCGCTCGACTTGGTCAAACCGCTCAAGCGCGACCGAGCCGAAGTTCCGCCTGGGTCTTATGTGTCGATCAAGGTGATTGATCAGGGAACCGGGATTCCAAGGGATAAGCTGCAAAAGATTTTTGAGCCGTTTTTCACAACAAAGCGTACCGGCGAGGGCACGGGGCTTGGGCTTTCCACAGCCTACGGGATTGTGAAGCAAACAGGCGGGTTTATCTTTGCGGATAGTGTCGTTGGCAAAGGCAGTTCCTTTACGTTGATCCTTCCGACGCAGCCGGTTGTCGAGATCGAAGAGACGTTAAACGTAAAGGCGCCAGTCATCGAGAGCGAGGAGCTGCCCAGCTTGGTTGTTCTCTTGGTCGAAGATGAAGCGCCTGTGCGCGCCTTCGCATCGCGTGCGCTTAAGCTCAAGGGCTTTACTGTGCTGGAAGCGGGAAGCGGGGAGGAGGCTCTTGACTTGGTGCGCGACCCGAACCTGCATATTGATGTCTTTGTGACCGATGTGATTATGCCGGGTCTGAAGGGCCCCGAGTGGGTTGCGCGGGCGCGCGAGATGCGTAGCGATGTCAGCGTGGTCTTTGTATCGGGGTATGCCGAAGACGTGTTCAGCGACAATGGCCTTGAGATTTTGAACTCGTCCTTTTTGCAAAAGCCTTTTTCTTTGGCTGAACTTGCAGAGGTTGTCCAAAAAGCCGTGGCGCAGCCTGAGCCTATGAAGGAATAGAATTCCAGAGATGGAAGTCTGCAGCGCAGGCCGTGCGCAGCCGCGCTTCGAGAGCGGGTGACAGCTCCAGATCCTGTTTGGGGGAGACATTTACCTGAGGCAGCGAAATGGCGAGCTCAAGTCGCTCTTCAAGATAGGCAACGCAGTCCTGTAGCTCTTCATATTTGAAAAAGCGCGTGATTGCGGTTCCGTTGGGGCGAGGTTCCACGAATTTTGATTGCGCGCCGACATTGGCATAGGCGGGGCGTGTTTCCGCAAGATAGGCCTCGACGAACTGATCAAAGCTCAGCCCTTCCGTTGAGACGGGGCGGCCTGACAGGAAGGGGCGCTGACGATAGCGATACCAGCTGCCAAGCCAGCTGACGGGCTCGCGTATGACGGCGAGTGTCTCGACCTCGTCGTCGATAAATTTCTCAACCATCGGGCGCAAGAAGCGATTGTAGCGATACACTGGTGCGTGTTTGAGCTCAGGCGGATCAAGTAGGGCGATGGCGGCATGGGGCGCGAGGGCTGTCTCTATTGCGGTGGTGCCTGTTTTGGGAACCGAAAACAGAACCAACTTGGCTTTTGAAAAGATCAGCATCCAACCTCCAATGGCTTGGGCATACTTGTAAACTACTCTTTAACTTCTTTCAGGAACAGTCAGGAATGTAAAATTTGTGTTGTAATGTTCTCTTTTTGATCACATAAAGAACACAAGCAGAACATTTGCAGTGATTGCCGCCTTGGGCGGGGTGTGAAATAAGGAAGCATAACAATGGCAACGGCAGACCTTTTAGACATGAAAAACAAGCGCGACGCAGACAAGCAAAAGGCGCTCGACAGCGCTTTGGCACAGATCGAACGGCAGTTCGGTAAAGGCTCCATCATGAAAATGGGGAGTGAAAACGCAATTCAGCAGATCGAGTCGACATCGACAGGGTCTATCGGGCTGGATATTGCGCTTGGCATTGGGGGTCTGCCCAAAGGGCGGATCGTTGAGATTTATGGCCCTGAAAGCTCGGGCAAGACGACACTGACACTGCATTGTGTGGCTGAAGAGCAGAAAAAGGGCGGTGTTGCGGCGTTTGTGGATGCGGAGCATGCTCTGGACCCGCAATACGCGAAAAAGCTTGGCGTTGATCTGGATGAGCTTCTGATTTCACAGCCTGACACGGGCGAGCAGGCGCTTGAAATCATCGACACGCTTGTGCGCTCTGGCGCGGTGAGCCTTGTTGTTGTTGATTCGGTTGCGGCTTTAACGCCGAAATCAGAACTTGAGGGCGAGATGGGCGATTCCAGCGTTGGTGTGCATGCCCGCCTGATGAGTAAAGCGATGCGTAAGCTGACTGGCTCGATTTCGCGGTCCAACTGTATGGTGATTTTCATCAACCAGATTCGGATGAAAATCGGCGTGATGTTTGGCAGCCCTGAGACGACCACAGGCGGTAATGCGCTCAAGTTTTATAGCTCTGTGCGCTTGGATATTCGCCGGATTGGTTCGATCAAGGACCGTGACGAAGTTGTGGGCAACCAGACGCGTGTGAAGATTGTTAAGAACAAGGTGGCGCCGCCCTTTAAGCAGGTGGAATTTGACATCATGTATGGCGAGGGGATTTCCAAGACGGGTGAGTTGCTCGACTTGGGGGTAAATCTCGGGATTGTCCAGAAATCGGGCGCTTGGTTTAGCTATGGGGACGAGCGTATTGGGCAAGGCCGTGAAAATTCGCGTCAGTTCCTGAAAGACAACCCGCATATCGCTTATGACATCGAAGACAAGATCCGTGCTGCGCATGGGCTCGACTTTGACGACGAGAAGCCGACAATGGCGTCTTCAAAGTCCAGTGATGACGAGGATATTCTCGAAGCGTAAGCGAGACGCTGGTAGAGACATATGCGCCAGAGCAGGAGGCTGCTCTGGCGCTTTTTGTCATGTGGACATGAGCGGGTATGGCGGCTAAACCGTGACGGATCTCATTACGTCGGAACATCACATGCCAAGCCTGAACGAAATCCGCTCTACCTTTTTGAATTACTTTGCAAAGCAAGGTCATGAAGTTGTCGCTTCAAGCCCG
This genomic window from Lentibacter algarum contains:
- the recA gene encoding recombinase RecA; this encodes MATADLLDMKNKRDADKQKALDSALAQIERQFGKGSIMKMGSENAIQQIESTSTGSIGLDIALGIGGLPKGRIVEIYGPESSGKTTLTLHCVAEEQKKGGVAAFVDAEHALDPQYAKKLGVDLDELLISQPDTGEQALEIIDTLVRSGAVSLVVVDSVAALTPKSELEGEMGDSSVGVHARLMSKAMRKLTGSISRSNCMVIFINQIRMKIGVMFGSPETTTGGNALKFYSSVRLDIRRIGSIKDRDEVVGNQTRVKIVKNKVAPPFKQVEFDIMYGEGISKTGELLDLGVNLGIVQKSGAWFSYGDERIGQGRENSRQFLKDNPHIAYDIEDKIRAAHGLDFDDEKPTMASSKSSDDEDILEA
- a CDS encoding gamma-glutamyl kinase, with translation MLIFSKAKLVLFSVPKTGTTAIETALAPHAAIALLDPPELKHAPVYRYNRFLRPMVEKFIDDEVETLAVIREPVSWLGSWYRYRQRPFLSGRPVSTEGLSFDQFVEAYLAETRPAYANVGAQSKFVEPRPNGTAITRFFKYEELQDCVAYLEERLELAISLPQVNVSPKQDLELSPALEARLRTACAADFHLWNSIPS
- a CDS encoding ATP-binding protein; the encoded protein is MSYAAFTPDKVTTSSLSLLPRASSLFVIAVMAYAVSVAAPSEHIQLGAAIVGTSLVCLGLLSLISAVWTKRNNARALKAIASFVEHDVAACFVADDVGDISYRNAAAQEKFSLVPQTVEAALSTVVMNPNGLVTRLYMKAGQAGAAREDVVTQDAHLRLSCHKVTDGNAIWRLEDLPAAPSESAPGGAAKLPVVVVGRQDTILHMNASARRFFGERVKSLDRLIPEMPLKLNRLQEVLAETGTVSCVATELSTGIGRREIAFVPTDDVLVELPESQRFFDALPVPLLKLGPDGIVTESNKLARDLLGRDDLVGESLGAILEGLGRSIKDWLQDTVLGRVSRQSEFLKVRRGDVETFVQVTLKPAREGDENVLVAVLNDATELKTLEAQFVQSQKMQAIGQLAGGVAHDFNNLLTAITGHCDLLMHRRDEADPDFSDLEQIAQNANRAAALVSQLLAFSRKQTLRPQTIDIQDTLSELTHLLNRLVGERVQLEFEHATGNHMIRADKRQLEQVVMNLVVNARDAMPKGGIVKIRTEALDLVKPLKRDRAEVPPGSYVSIKVIDQGTGIPRDKLQKIFEPFFTTKRTGEGTGLGLSTAYGIVKQTGGFIFADSVVGKGSSFTLILPTQPVVEIEETLNVKAPVIESEELPSLVVLLVEDEAPVRAFASRALKLKGFTVLEAGSGEEALDLVRDPNLHIDVFVTDVIMPGLKGPEWVARAREMRSDVSVVFVSGYAEDVFSDNGLEILNSSFLQKPFSLAELAEVVQKAVAQPEPMKE